One stretch of Chryseobacterium fluminis DNA includes these proteins:
- a CDS encoding DoxX family protein has product METKEISRIALGAFLITAGIGHLTFARKEFQAQVPEWVPLTKDDTVVYSGFAEIALGTAVIVTPKKYRKTMGRIVAGFFAAVLPGNIAQYKNRRDSFGLNTDDARFARLFMQAPLVAWAIKSTDE; this is encoded by the coding sequence ATGGAAACGAAAGAAATTTCAAGAATTGCTCTTGGGGCATTTCTTATTACGGCAGGAATCGGTCACTTAACTTTTGCAAGGAAAGAGTTTCAGGCTCAGGTTCCGGAATGGGTTCCGCTGACAAAGGATGATACAGTGGTCTATTCAGGATTTGCCGAAATCGCATTGGGTACGGCAGTAATTGTGACACCGAAAAAGTACAGGAAAACGATGGGCAGAATCGTAGCCGGCTTTTTTGCAGCCGTTCTTCCGGGAAATATAGCACAATATAAAAACAGGCGCGACTCCTTTGGTCTTAATACGGATGATGCGAGATTTGCAAGACTTTTTATGCAGGCACCTCTTGTCGCATGGGCTATAAAGTCAACAGATGAATAA
- a CDS encoding CoA transferase subunit A, which yields MIDKRVKNAKEAIEGVSDGMTLMLGGFGLCGIPENSINALVESNVKDLTCISNNAGVDDFGLGLLLHKRQIRKMISSYVGENAEFERQMLSGELEVELTPQGTLAEKCRAAQAGIPAFYTPAGFGTEVAEGKEVKDFKGKPHILEHAYEADFSIVKAWKGDHAGNLVFKGSARNFNHPMAGAGKITIAEVEELVEPGELDPNQIHIPGIMIQRIFQGEKFEKRIEQRTVRKRD from the coding sequence ATGATAGATAAAAGAGTAAAAAATGCAAAGGAAGCCATTGAAGGAGTAAGTGACGGAATGACATTGATGTTGGGTGGATTTGGTCTTTGTGGAATTCCCGAAAATTCAATTAATGCATTGGTAGAAAGTAATGTGAAGGATCTTACCTGTATTTCGAATAATGCAGGAGTTGACGATTTCGGGTTGGGATTATTGCTTCATAAGAGACAGATCAGAAAAATGATTTCCTCATATGTAGGTGAAAATGCTGAGTTCGAAAGACAGATGCTTTCCGGCGAATTGGAAGTTGAGCTTACTCCACAGGGAACATTAGCGGAAAAATGCAGGGCAGCACAGGCGGGAATTCCTGCTTTTTACACACCTGCAGGTTTTGGAACCGAAGTGGCAGAAGGAAAAGAGGTGAAAGATTTCAAAGGAAAACCTCACATCCTGGAGCATGCCTATGAAGCAGATTTCTCCATTGTAAAAGCATGGAAAGGAGACCACGCAGGAAATCTGGTTTTCAAAGGATCAGCAAGGAACTTTAACCATCCGATGGCCGGTGCAGGTAAAATTACTATTGCTGAAGTGGAAGAATTGGTGGAACCGGGAGAGTTGGATCCGAATCAGATTCATATTCCGGGAATTATGATTCAGCGAATTTTCCAGGGCGAAAAGTTTGAAAAAAGAATAGAGCAGCGAACTGTAAGAAAAAGAGACTGA